GCACATCCGAAAGTGCGCGAGGCGTACAATTCGGACACTTCGCGCAGCTTCGATCACATGCCGTACTATCCGTGGCCGTCGCTCGATGAGATGCGGCTGCCAAAAGGCTGCGCGCTCGTCGGCGTTGAGCTGACCGACGATGCGGTGGAGCTGCCGCGCTTCCAGCATCCTCAATCCGCCGCCTATGTGCTTGGCCGCGAGCGCGGCTCGCTGTCGCCCGAATTGCTTGCGCGTTGCAAGCATGTGGTGAAAATCCCGACCAAGTTTTGCGTCAATGTCGGCCTCGCCGGCGCGCTGGTGATGTACGATCGCCTGCTCGCGCACGGCGGCTACCCCGCCCGTCCGATCATGCCCGGCGGCCCGCCGCCCGAAATGTCGGAAATGCTGCGCAAGAAATAGCGCGCGGCTCAAACTCGACGATACGCCGCACCCCCTCTCCTAGAGGGGAGGGGGTCGCGAGAGCTGCTTAAGGGTAGCGTTG
This portion of the alpha proteobacterium U9-1i genome encodes:
- a CDS encoding putative RNA methyltransferase of TrmH family, with amino-acid sequence MRGYFGIGAEDISKAMNLGALMRTAHAFGASFFFTINAHPKVREAYNSDTSRSFDHMPYYPWPSLDEMRLPKGCALVGVELTDDAVELPRFQHPQSAAYVLGRERGSLSPELLARCKHVVKIPTKFCVNVGLAGALVMYDRLLAHGGYPARPIMPGGPPPEMSEMLRKK